One Algoriphagus sp. Y33 genomic window, TCTGCTCTCCGGGGAGTAGCTGATCTGTAAAGTCCTGTACTTCGGTGGATTTTACTTCCACTTTACCCGAGATCAATGAAATGACTATTTTCTCAGATGGATTTACACGAATATTAAAGCTGGTTCCCAAAGCTGTAGTAAGAATATCTTCGGTAATGACTATAAAAGGCTTGCTGGGGTCATGGGCAACTTCAAAATAAGCTTCGCCCTCCAGAAATACCTCCCGTGTATCTCCTGCAAAGTCCTGTGCGTACCGGATGCTGCTTCCTGCATTGAGTGTCACCTTTGATCCATCGCTTAGCGTAAGAGAGGATTTTACACCCGGTTTTGTGCTGTATGTAAGCCAATTGGTCTCTGTTGATTCTTCCCGATCAGGAAGTGAGTAATACAAGAAGCCCAGCAATACGGTTAGAAAAAACATCGCCGCAATCTTCAGTAAGGGGAAATTGAACCTGGTTTTGGACGAACTCCCAATATGCTTTCCGATAGTTGCTTGAGAGCCAATAGGAATCGGTATTGCTTCTTTTACTATTTCTGCTTGATTTCCCAGTTTGAATTCTATTTGCTTCCAAAGAGTTGATATTTCTTTCTCATCGAGGCTATAATCCGTCTTGGGGAGGTGAAGTACAATTTCGCGCGCTAACTGAATAGCGTTGATGCGCTCAGGATATTGTTGGAGGTAGCGTTCCCATCTAAGATTTCTTTGTTTGTTTGGGAATAGTATCCAATTCCTGAAGTCAGAGTCCAAGACGAAATCTTCTACCGAAAAATTTGAGTTATCCATAATGAGCCTTTTCACTACATTAAGGAGCGAAGCGGTAAAAGTTATCCTTCTAAATTTTAATAATTTTTAAGAATTACAGTTATTCTAAAAAATTTCGCAATCGGTTGCGAAATCGACAATGATAAGAGTGTAGATTTGTGGATTTCGAAAGGAGTATGTGGCCTCCTGTGTTTTAAACCTGTCAGGTTTAAGTTACGCTACAAAGAAAAAAAGTACGATAATAGCCTTCTTCAGCGCATTGATTGCCTTCCAGGCCAGGGTATAGGTGGAGCGTATGTTGATGTCCAATAGGTTGGAGGTTTCCTCGTAACTGAGCTTATCAAAAAATAAATGCTGGATTACTTCTTTCTGACGGAGGGGTAGGAGGTTCATGGCCCGTTTCATTTTGGAAGTAATCTCTATTTCTGTCTGTCGATTGACGATTTCATCTTCTATTGAAATAACGGGAGATTTCTCCAAATCTGTTAGCCAGTTTAGTTTTGAGCGTTTCAGATTTTTGCCAAGCTCTTTTTGTATTCTGTTGGAAAGAGACTTATACAAGTATTGCTTTACTATCACATCACTGCTGAGCTTGGCCCTATACTGCCATAGATCTATAAAAATATCCTGTATAGCATCCTTGACAATGGTATCCTCTGCGTGGAGATTCATGCCGAAATTGTAAAGATCCTTGATAAATAGTTTATAGATAGCCTCTAGGGCGGTTTTATCACCTGAGCGAAGCTCATTCCACAATTGTGGGGCAGAAGGCTCATCTAATAAATACGTATTAGAAAAGGGCAATTTTATAGTGGGTTAATTGAATTGAAACCACAATTAACAAATTTTATAAAACGCAAAAAACATTATAGTGACAAATGGTAGGCTAAAAACTTGGGAAAGAAGGGATTTAAAGGTTAGAAAAATTAGTTTTTGAAAATATATTGACTGGAATAATAGCGTATCTCTCTTTCGTTTTCCAAAAAAATAGGTGAAGTATCTCTGGTTTATCTATTCATTTGGAGAATAGTTTAAACGCCTAAATTTTATCCAAGCTTGTTTGTTTGTGGCTGCCTTGTTTCCTAAATGCACTTGGCGACATACCCGTTTCTTTTTTGAATTGGGAAGAAAGGTATGCGACGCTGCTGTAATTGAGCAGATCAGCTATTTCTGAGAGGCTTTTCTCCTTATAGAAAATCAACTCTTTTACCCGCTCGATTTTCAATCGGGTGATGTATTTTTCTATAGTTATTCCTTCCACTTGCGAAAAAAGCTTACTCAAATACGTGTATTCATGCATGAGATTTTCGGAGATAAAACTCGAATAATTTTCCGACATGGGCTGATCAGAATGCTGTATCTGCCCGATCAAAATACTTTTGATCTGAGAGATTAAGGTTGACTTGCCTTCTTCCAGCAATTCAAAGCCACGTGCTTCGAGCGATTCCGCCAGTTGCTTCTTTTGAGGAAACTCAGGGTGGGAATCCAGCACTATTTTTCCCAATTCCACCGTAGAGTAGGGCAGTTGCAGCCGGTTTAGAACTTCCTTCACAGAAGCAATGCAGCGGGGACAGACCATGTTTTTGACGTATATCAGAGGCATATTTCAGAAATTGTTCCCATTATAACCGGATTCCATCAAGCAAAAGTTCTTAGATTTTCCTAAAGGTATATGATTCTCCGCAGTGATGACAATTGGCATCATCCCTTGCTTGCTTATCGTAAATACTCTTTTGTTTTAGGGGGAAGTCGGAAACGTTATGTTGCCTATACCGGGTAGGTAAAAAGTCCTATTTTAGCTTTATATCTCTGACTGTCCCGTAATATTGCGGAAAGGATGGGATATGGGTAAGAAGGGGCTGTCTCATATGTCACTTTCGGGATTGCTTCAACAACTATTGTATTGTGACTCAAGCCAGATAAGGTGAAAGTGACAAGGGTGAAAGAAGCTAACCTTTCACCTTTATCCTTTCTCCTTTACCCAAAAGGGATTGCTTAATAGGATGTTACTTTTTTAGAATAAAATAATTGCCAATTATGAGACAGCCTCTTTAAATTAGAATGGTGCCAAGTCAACGCTTGAATAGCGGGTAGGGCGGGAGTTTATCCTTAGTCGATCTTTTCGAGAAAAATCCTGGAAATAACCAATAAGCCGAGTGCTATTAGAGGCATTGCAAGGGTGTTGACGGGATGCCCGTTGGCAGAATGAGCTATAAAAGCAGAGATAAACGTGATCCCAAAACCTGCATAGGCCCATTCTTTGATCAGTTTGGGAACTGCGGGAATCAGCAATACCAAGGCTCCAATCAGTTTGGCAATTCCAAGCTCAATTCTGAAGAAATCTTTGAATCCCATCGAGGCAAATCCCTCAGATACACTTGGATCGGAGAAATATGCATATGCGCTGAAAAGCATCATAAGTGACACCAATCCTGTAGCTACCCAGTAAATAATTTTGTTTTTCATGTGATTATAATTTGTTTTTTAAAAGCCACATGCCCGCCTGTCGTCGGACATGGAATCTCGCATATGGGATAATCATCCCAGGGTCTGTCGTTTTTGACATGCTCGATTTCGTAAGTGTAATTTTTTTCACAAACCTAAAGGAATTAACTATACATTTGTAAGTACTATAACGTTGTATAGCACTATACTTTGGTATAGTTTTGACTAGATTACTATCAGAAGACTAATGGAGAAGCTAAATAAATCAAACCACCCGCAGTGTACAGGCATTATTCGGCCTGTACAGGATGCTTTGGACGTATTGAATGGGAAATGGAAGCTACCTATTATTGTTGCTTTGCTCCATGGATATAGGCGGTTTTCGGAAATATCCAGACAAGTACATGGGATTACTGATCGCATGCTTTCGAAGGAGCTTCGGGATCTTGAGCTAAATCAATTGGTCAACCGGACTGTCTATGATACATTTCCGGTAACAGTGGAATATACCATGACCGAATATGGAGAAACACTCAAGGATGTGATTGGAGCACTGCATGTTTGGGGTGCAAATCACAGACGGAAAATTTTTGGAAATGATTTGTCGAAGGAACCGGCAGACAAGGATCATCTTGCCTAGGCTCTTCTTTATTTTGATCAATAAATGATTATCTCAGAAAAATTGAATTGAAAATCAGGGTAATCGTATTTGCTTGAAAAAATATTTTGTTCTGTATTTGCAGAACCAAGAGAACTTTATATACCTTTGTACCGTTATCAGCGCATGACCCAAATTAATTTAAGATGATTTTAACAGAAAGACATAAGGAGCTTATCGAGCGAATAGGCGTATTTCATGAACACAAAGGGATGCAGCCGTTGGTAGGAAGGATTATAGGTTTGCTTTTGGTTCACGAAGAAGGCGAAGTTTCCTTTGATGAAATTGTAGAGCATCTGGGAGTCAGTAAAAGTGCCGTAAGTAATGCACTGACTTTCTTGCAGGCCAAAGGTAGATGTGTCTATTCTACCCGTCCCGGTGACAGAAAAAGATATTTCGCCCTGAAGCTGAGTGACTGGAGAGAAGATTTTGCTAAGGAACTCGAAAACATTGCTGAGATTCAAAAATTTATTGACGAGGTACTGGAAGTTAGGACGGATAAAAACCAAGAATTCAATTGTAAAATGAAGGACTTTTCTAACTTTTTGGGCTTTTTCAAAAAGGAGATTCCAATCTTGTTTGAGCGGTTTAGAAGACAACAGGCCTAAAAAAATTTGAATATTAAGTTCGTTAAAAACAGAACCAACTATATATTTTAAAACCAACTATTATAAAACGACATGTTAAAGAAGTATTTAACGTATGCATTTTTCTTATTGGCACCGACGGTTGCCATAGGGCAAGATGTGGTGCAGGACTTTAATCTTGCGGACACACTCACATTAAAAGAGAGCATCCGGATCGGTTTGGAGAATAACCGGACATTGAAGAAGGCGATTCTGGATGAAGAAAAGGCAAAGTATCAGCGGAATGAGATCAGGGGAGCAGGCCTTCCGCAGCTTTCGGCCTATGGTAATTACAATAATTTCATAGATGTGTTTCCTCAGGCCGTACCGGGAGGTTTGTTTGGCCCCAGTGGTCCAAATGATATTGATGTGATTGCTCTGGGTGTACCCCAATCTCTCCAGGCCGGAGCCCAATTGAATCAATTGATCTTCAGCAATTCCTATTTGATAGGATTGAAAGCAGCAAAGACCGGAGAGGAGTTTTACCGAATATTGACAGAACAGTCTGAAGAAAGTGTAATCCACGAAATCTCCATGAATTACTTGGGAGTAATTCAACTGGAGCTCCAAAAGGAAAATTTGCTGGCGAATATAGATCAGTTGGAAAGTCTTGAGAAAATACTCCAGTCTCAATATGAGAATGATCTGGCCCGCAAAGTGGATCTAAATCGTGTGAAGGTAAATCTTACCTCTATCAAAAGTGAACTGGAAAATCTGGAGATTACAATTTATCAGCAGGAGGGGTACCTGAAACTGTTGATGGGAATTCCGGTGGATACAGAGATCAATCTTGATCAATCTGTAGCCGATACAGATCAGCTCATCGAAGCATTCGAGATTCAAGATTTCAATATTCTGAATAGGAAAAATATTCAGGTGCTGGGTGTGCAGCAACAGCTCTATGAATACGAGTACAAAAATATCAAGGCAGCCCATCAGCCCCAATTAGTAGGTTTTGCTGACTTCAACAAGAATGCATTCTCTCAGGATTTTGATTTTATAGGTCAAAATAAAGTATGGTATCAGGGTTTTTTGATCGGTTTGAAACTTGAAATTCCGATTTTCGACGGCATGCAGACGAAATATAAAGCTGCCCAATCCAAAGTAAATGCGCGTCAATTAAACCTTGACCGTCTAGAGGCAGAGGATGCAGCTGAATTGGAATACAAGAATGCGCTCAATAAATATTATAATTCCATAAGCACGCTTAAGTCTCTGGATGGAAATCTTGATCTGGCTGATGAAGTGTTAAAAGAGACCACATTGCTTTACAAAGAAGGGCTAAGTCCATTGACTGACTTATTAGATGCGGAGACTACCCAACGTCAGGCGCAAGCCAATTATAACAATCAACTCATACAGGTCAGAATTGCCCAATTGGAAATTTTGAACTCTACCGGAAAAATCACAAATCTTTTACTGTAATAGAAAACTCATACCAACGATGAAAAAATTACTAATCATAGCACTTCTCCTAGTGGGTGTAGGGGCAGTAGCTTTTACGCTTTACAACAATAAGCAGGAAATGAACGAAGCCGCCACGCTTGCCATGAAGTCCAGTGAATATATATCCGTGACAGTGGAAAAAGTGGAGGAGAAAACTGTTAATAGAAATTTTGAAGCAAACGGGGTCTTTGAACCTTCCCAAGAACTGAAATTGATGTCCGAAACTTCCGGAGCGATTACGAAGATCCAAAGAAGAAAAGGTGATTATGTACGCAAGGGAGACTTGTTGGTACAGATAGACGACCGACTGCTCAGAGCTGACTATACAATAGCAAAACTAAACAGGGATCAGGCAGAGAAGGATTTGAAGCGTTTTGAAAACCTTGCGGCAACTGACGCAATTACCAAGAAGCAGTTGGAAGAAAACGAAAATGCCTTCAAAATCGCCGATGCACAATTGGCGGCTTTGAAGAAGAGACTTGACGATACGCAAGTAACCGCTCCTATAGCGGGCTTTATCAACGAAGATTACTATGAATTGGGAACATTGGTGAGCCCTGGAATGCCTTTGGCAGATATCATCAATAAGAATCCTTTGAAATTATCGGTGAATGTCACTGAAAGCGAAATCGCTAAAGTTAATAAGGGGGATGAGGTCGCTGTGAGAGTAAATGCAATGTCCAATGAGGAGTTTACCGGTAAAGTACATTTCATTTCAGATAAAGCAGACGGTTCTTTTAAATATCAAGTGGAGCTGATCATGAACAGTAAAAATCAAGATCAGATCAAGCCGGGGATGTTCGGCACGGCTCAGTTTAAATTCTCGCAGGAAGAGAAAGTGCTGAAAATTGACAGGAAATCAATTGCGGGAAGCCTTAAAAACCCCGGGGTTTATTTGATCAAAGACGGAGTGGCAGTATATCAGTCAGTAAAAATCAATCCATTGGATGATGGATCTGTGGAGATTCTGGAAGGCTTGAAG contains:
- a CDS encoding FecR family protein; amino-acid sequence: MDNSNFSVEDFVLDSDFRNWILFPNKQRNLRWERYLQQYPERINAIQLAREIVLHLPKTDYSLDEKEISTLWKQIEFKLGNQAEIVKEAIPIPIGSQATIGKHIGSSSKTRFNFPLLKIAAMFFLTVLLGFLYYSLPDREESTETNWLTYSTKPGVKSSLTLSDGSKVTLNAGSSIRYAQDFAGDTREVFLEGEAYFEVAHDPSKPFIVITEDILTTALGTSFNIRVNPSEKIVISLISGKVEVKSTEVQDFTDQLLPGEQMITLAHSRSWEKESFAEEEILAWLNKTIIFDKTPLPEAIKVLENWFGVSISLNNFRDQNLTLSGKFKDETLHNILEGLSYTARFKYDINGKDIQINFQQ
- a CDS encoding RNA polymerase sigma factor — its product is MPFSNTYLLDEPSAPQLWNELRSGDKTALEAIYKLFIKDLYNFGMNLHAEDTIVKDAIQDIFIDLWQYRAKLSSDVIVKQYLYKSLSNRIQKELGKNLKRSKLNWLTDLEKSPVISIEDEIVNRQTEIEITSKMKRAMNLLPLRQKEVIQHLFFDKLSYEETSNLLDINIRSTYTLAWKAINALKKAIIVLFFFVA
- a CDS encoding AraC family transcriptional regulator, with the protein product MPLIYVKNMVCPRCIASVKEVLNRLQLPYSTVELGKIVLDSHPEFPQKKQLAESLEARGFELLEEGKSTLISQIKSILIGQIQHSDQPMSENYSSFISENLMHEYTYLSKLFSQVEGITIEKYITRLKIERVKELIFYKEKSLSEIADLLNYSSVAYLSSQFKKETGMSPSAFRKQGSHKQTSLDKI
- a CDS encoding DoxX family protein → MKNKIIYWVATGLVSLMMLFSAYAYFSDPSVSEGFASMGFKDFFRIELGIAKLIGALVLLIPAVPKLIKEWAYAGFGITFISAFIAHSANGHPVNTLAMPLIALGLLVISRIFLEKID
- a CDS encoding helix-turn-helix domain-containing protein, yielding MEKLNKSNHPQCTGIIRPVQDALDVLNGKWKLPIIVALLHGYRRFSEISRQVHGITDRMLSKELRDLELNQLVNRTVYDTFPVTVEYTMTEYGETLKDVIGALHVWGANHRRKIFGNDLSKEPADKDHLA
- a CDS encoding GbsR/MarR family transcriptional regulator — protein: MILTERHKELIERIGVFHEHKGMQPLVGRIIGLLLVHEEGEVSFDEIVEHLGVSKSAVSNALTFLQAKGRCVYSTRPGDRKRYFALKLSDWREDFAKELENIAEIQKFIDEVLEVRTDKNQEFNCKMKDFSNFLGFFKKEIPILFERFRRQQA
- a CDS encoding TolC family protein: MLKKYLTYAFFLLAPTVAIGQDVVQDFNLADTLTLKESIRIGLENNRTLKKAILDEEKAKYQRNEIRGAGLPQLSAYGNYNNFIDVFPQAVPGGLFGPSGPNDIDVIALGVPQSLQAGAQLNQLIFSNSYLIGLKAAKTGEEFYRILTEQSEESVIHEISMNYLGVIQLELQKENLLANIDQLESLEKILQSQYENDLARKVDLNRVKVNLTSIKSELENLEITIYQQEGYLKLLMGIPVDTEINLDQSVADTDQLIEAFEIQDFNILNRKNIQVLGVQQQLYEYEYKNIKAAHQPQLVGFADFNKNAFSQDFDFIGQNKVWYQGFLIGLKLEIPIFDGMQTKYKAAQSKVNARQLNLDRLEAEDAAELEYKNALNKYYNSISTLKSLDGNLDLADEVLKETTLLYKEGLSPLTDLLDAETTQRQAQANYNNQLIQVRIAQLEILNSTGKITNLLL
- a CDS encoding efflux RND transporter periplasmic adaptor subunit; this encodes MKKLLIIALLLVGVGAVAFTLYNNKQEMNEAATLAMKSSEYISVTVEKVEEKTVNRNFEANGVFEPSQELKLMSETSGAITKIQRRKGDYVRKGDLLVQIDDRLLRADYTIAKLNRDQAEKDLKRFENLAATDAITKKQLEENENAFKIADAQLAALKKRLDDTQVTAPIAGFINEDYYELGTLVSPGMPLADIINKNPLKLSVNVTESEIAKVNKGDEVAVRVNAMSNEEFTGKVHFISDKADGSFKYQVELIMNSKNQDQIKPGMFGTAQFKFSQEEKVLKIDRKSIAGSLKNPGVYLIKDGVAVYQSVKINPLDDGSVEILEGLKAGDEVIASGLINVKEGTKVKVQ